The proteins below are encoded in one region of Dioscorea cayenensis subsp. rotundata cultivar TDr96_F1 chromosome 18, TDr96_F1_v2_PseudoChromosome.rev07_lg8_w22 25.fasta, whole genome shotgun sequence:
- the LOC120282458 gene encoding low affinity sulfate transporter 3-like isoform X1 produces the protein MSSLPEKPACRTPSFLVLNSPDPPAPWHELTGSVKHSLLSHGKKLGSFSKCITLASYALFPVLQWGRNYDLKMFRSDLLAGLTLASLGIPQSIGYANLAKLDPQYGLYTSFVPPLIYAVMGTSRDIAIGPVAVVSLLISSMIQKVVDPSLDPISYRKMVFTATFFAGIFQASFGLFRLGFLVDFLSHAAIVGFMAGAAIVIGLQQLKGLLGINHFTNNTDVVSVIKAVWIAVHQPLHPGNFLIGCSFLIFILITRFLGRRNRKYFWLPAIAPLLSVILSTLLVFVTKGDKHGIKTIKHVQRGLNPSSAKQLQLSGPLTGASAKIGLISAAIALAEALAVGRSFATIKGYQLDGNKEMIAMGCMNIAGSLSSCYVATGSFSRTAVNFSAGCKTTVSNIVMAITVFIALQLLTKLLYYTPITILASIILSALPGLIDLREACNIWEVDKMDFLASAGAFFGVLFGSVEIGLSVAIIISFTRIILNLIWPRIEILGRIQGTDIFCSIRQYSVAVRTQGLLITRINSCFLCFMNANYIRERILSWVIEEKDAMENAKERTRSVIIDMTNVMNIDTTGLAAIEDIHKKLASLEIQLAIANPGWQVIHKMKKAKLVDRIGRSWIFLAVPQAVEACLALKRESGHLC, from the exons ATGAGCTCGTTGCCGGAGAAACCGGCATGCCGGACACCGTCTTTTCTGGTGCTTAACTCTCCTGATCCTCCTGCACCATGGCATGAGCTCACTGGCTCAGTTAAACACTCACTCTTGTCTCATGGAAAGAAGCTCGGATCCTTCTCCAAATGCATCACCTTGGCTTCTTATGCTTTGTTTCCAGTTCTTCAGTGGGGGAGGAACTATGATCTCAAGATGTTTCGTAGTGATTTGTTGGCTGGTTTAACTCTTGCTAGTCTTGGTATTCCACAG AGCATTGGATATGCTAATCTAGCAAAACTTGATCCTCAGTATGGGCTTT aTACAAGTTTTGTGCCACCTCTAATCTATGCTGTCATGGGAACTTCAAGAGATATTGCAATTGGTCCAGTTGCAGTTGTTTCTCTGCTTATTTCTTCAATGATTCAGAAAGTGGTGGATCCATCACTTGATCCAATCTCTTACAGAAAAATGGTTTTTACTGCAACTTTCTTTGCAGGAATCTTTCAAGCTTCATTTGGATTGTTCAG GTTGGGTTTTCTTGTGGACTTTCTTTCACATGCTGCCATTGTTGGATTCATGGCAGGAGCTGCCATTGTTATTGGTTTACAGCAACTGAAAGGTTTACTTGGGATCAATCACTTCACCAACAACACTGATGTTGTTTCTGTCATTAAAGCTGTCTGGATTGCAGTTCATCAACCT CTGCACCCTGGGAATTTTCTAATTGGTTGCTCTTTCCTCATCTTCATCCTGATTACCAGATTCCTT GGTAGACGAAACCGAAAATATTTCTGGTTGCCTGCAATTGCTCCACTTCTCTCTGTCATACTCTCaactcttcttgtttttgtaaCAAAAGGAGACAAACATggtatcaaaacaataaaacatgTTCAGAGAGGTCTGAATCCAAGCTCAGCAAAACAATTACAATTATCAGGCCCTCTCACTGGAGCTTCAGCCAAAATTGGCCTCATTTCTGCAGCAATAGCACTGGCA GAAGCCTTAGCTGTTGGGAGATCATTTGCAACAATTAAAGGCTACCAACTTGATGGTAATAAAGAAATGATAGCAATGGGATGCATGAATATAGCTGGATCTTTATCCTCATGCTATGTTGCAACAG GCTCATTCTCTCGAACAGCTGTTAACTTCAGCGCTGGATGCAAAACAACAGTTTCGAACATCGTCATGGCAATTACAGTGTTCATAGCATTACAACTACTCACAAAGCTCTTATACTACACTCCTATCACCATTCTTGCTTCAATTATCCTCTCTGCTCTTCCAGGACTGATTGATCTCAGGGAAGCATGTAATATATGGGAAGTAGACAAGATGGACTTTTTAGCAAGTGCGGGAGCATTCTTCGGTGTTTTATTCGGTTCGGTCGAAATTGGTCTCTCTGTTGCCATAATTATCTCCTTCACAAGGATCATACTGAACTTAATCTGGCCACGCATTGAAATTCTTGGAAGAATTCAAGGAACAGATATTTTCTGCAGCATTAGACAGTATTCAGTTGCTGTCAGAACACAAGGATTACTGATTACTCGAATTAActcatgttttctttgtttcatgAATGCAAACTACATCAGAGAAAG GATTTTGAGCTGGGTGATTGAAGAGAAAGATGCAATGGAGAATGCCAAAGAGAGAACAAGATCAGTGATCATTGATATGACAA ATGTGATGAACATTGACACAACTGGGCTTGCTGCCATTGAAGATATTCATAAGAAATTAGCCTCCCTTGAGATACAG TTAGCCATAGCAAATCCAGGGTGGCAAGTGATTCACAAGATGAAGAAGGCCAAGCTTGTGGACAGGATTGGAAGATCATGGATATTTCTAGCAGTGCCCCAAGCTGTAGAAGCATGTCTTGCTCTCAAGAGGGAAAGTGGCCATCTTTGCTAa
- the LOC120282458 gene encoding low affinity sulfate transporter 3-like isoform X2, whose amino-acid sequence MSSLPEKPACRTPSFLVLNSPDPPAPWHELTGSVKHSLLSHGKKLGSFSKCITLASYALFPVLQWGRNYDLKMFRSDLLAGLTLASLGIPQSIGYANLAKLDPQYGLYTSFVPPLIYAVMGTSRDIAIGPVAVVSLLISSMIQKVVDPSLDPISYRKMVFTATFFAGIFQASFGLFRLGFLVDFLSHAAIVGFMAGAAIVIGLQQLKGLLGINHFTNNTDVVSVIKAVWIAVHQPLHPGNFLIGCSFLIFILITRFLGRRNRKYFWLPAIAPLLSVILSTLLVFVTKGDKHGIKTIKHVQRGLNPSSAKQLQLSGPLTGASAKIGLISAAIALAEALAVGRSFATIKGYQLDGNKEMIAMGCMNIAGSLSSCYVATGSFSRTAVNFSAGCKTTVSNIVMAITVFIALQLLTKLLYYTPITILASIILSALPGLIDLREACNIWEVDKMDFLASAGAFFGVLFGSVEIGLSVAIIISFTRIILNLIWPRIEILGRIQGTDIFCSIRQYSVAVRTQGLLITRINSCFLCFMNANYIRERILSWVIEEKDAMENAKERTRSVIIDMTNIHKKLASLEIQLAIANPGWQVIHKMKKAKLVDRIGRSWIFLAVPQAVEACLALKRESGHLC is encoded by the exons ATGAGCTCGTTGCCGGAGAAACCGGCATGCCGGACACCGTCTTTTCTGGTGCTTAACTCTCCTGATCCTCCTGCACCATGGCATGAGCTCACTGGCTCAGTTAAACACTCACTCTTGTCTCATGGAAAGAAGCTCGGATCCTTCTCCAAATGCATCACCTTGGCTTCTTATGCTTTGTTTCCAGTTCTTCAGTGGGGGAGGAACTATGATCTCAAGATGTTTCGTAGTGATTTGTTGGCTGGTTTAACTCTTGCTAGTCTTGGTATTCCACAG AGCATTGGATATGCTAATCTAGCAAAACTTGATCCTCAGTATGGGCTTT aTACAAGTTTTGTGCCACCTCTAATCTATGCTGTCATGGGAACTTCAAGAGATATTGCAATTGGTCCAGTTGCAGTTGTTTCTCTGCTTATTTCTTCAATGATTCAGAAAGTGGTGGATCCATCACTTGATCCAATCTCTTACAGAAAAATGGTTTTTACTGCAACTTTCTTTGCAGGAATCTTTCAAGCTTCATTTGGATTGTTCAG GTTGGGTTTTCTTGTGGACTTTCTTTCACATGCTGCCATTGTTGGATTCATGGCAGGAGCTGCCATTGTTATTGGTTTACAGCAACTGAAAGGTTTACTTGGGATCAATCACTTCACCAACAACACTGATGTTGTTTCTGTCATTAAAGCTGTCTGGATTGCAGTTCATCAACCT CTGCACCCTGGGAATTTTCTAATTGGTTGCTCTTTCCTCATCTTCATCCTGATTACCAGATTCCTT GGTAGACGAAACCGAAAATATTTCTGGTTGCCTGCAATTGCTCCACTTCTCTCTGTCATACTCTCaactcttcttgtttttgtaaCAAAAGGAGACAAACATggtatcaaaacaataaaacatgTTCAGAGAGGTCTGAATCCAAGCTCAGCAAAACAATTACAATTATCAGGCCCTCTCACTGGAGCTTCAGCCAAAATTGGCCTCATTTCTGCAGCAATAGCACTGGCA GAAGCCTTAGCTGTTGGGAGATCATTTGCAACAATTAAAGGCTACCAACTTGATGGTAATAAAGAAATGATAGCAATGGGATGCATGAATATAGCTGGATCTTTATCCTCATGCTATGTTGCAACAG GCTCATTCTCTCGAACAGCTGTTAACTTCAGCGCTGGATGCAAAACAACAGTTTCGAACATCGTCATGGCAATTACAGTGTTCATAGCATTACAACTACTCACAAAGCTCTTATACTACACTCCTATCACCATTCTTGCTTCAATTATCCTCTCTGCTCTTCCAGGACTGATTGATCTCAGGGAAGCATGTAATATATGGGAAGTAGACAAGATGGACTTTTTAGCAAGTGCGGGAGCATTCTTCGGTGTTTTATTCGGTTCGGTCGAAATTGGTCTCTCTGTTGCCATAATTATCTCCTTCACAAGGATCATACTGAACTTAATCTGGCCACGCATTGAAATTCTTGGAAGAATTCAAGGAACAGATATTTTCTGCAGCATTAGACAGTATTCAGTTGCTGTCAGAACACAAGGATTACTGATTACTCGAATTAActcatgttttctttgtttcatgAATGCAAACTACATCAGAGAAAG GATTTTGAGCTGGGTGATTGAAGAGAAAGATGCAATGGAGAATGCCAAAGAGAGAACAAGATCAGTGATCATTGATATGACAA ATATTCATAAGAAATTAGCCTCCCTTGAGATACAG TTAGCCATAGCAAATCCAGGGTGGCAAGTGATTCACAAGATGAAGAAGGCCAAGCTTGTGGACAGGATTGGAAGATCATGGATATTTCTAGCAGTGCCCCAAGCTGTAGAAGCATGTCTTGCTCTCAAGAGGGAAAGTGGCCATCTTTGCTAa